In Aspergillus fumigatus Af293 chromosome 6, whole genome shotgun sequence, the genomic window AGGCTTATTATAgcattcttataataactaggctcttagcttattatagttagggatgtataagtgtttatagtagtataaatagcttccttatcatcTATAATCAGCCAGGGTGATCTTTAGGTATTAActagtattcctatctagCGCCTGTAGGATGgactatatagtattatctaactagtaggcagtatctagtagttccttaatactaggagAGGGctctagttagtctagttagtctagttggtctagttagtctagttagtctggttagtctggttagtctgaTTAATCTAGTTAGTCTGTCTATACTAGTTAAGCAGGCACTTTAGTAGGTTTcttaggtattctagtaACTCAGGCTACTGGGTCTGTAAAGTgaactcttcttatagctaactagctccttataatagctccTAGTTTTACTAagttctgaatttcagggttaaggttctctttctttagaattatctgGCTCTAGtgttatagctatttatccccctctttagggagatcttctaacctcctAGTTAGAGTATCAGGCTtgactccttgcttcctgggttaatatataattttaaagttaaagtaggaCAGGAATTCAGACTAGTAGGCTTATCATCTGTTAAGtagcttagtagatataaaatattctaggttatggtaattagttataactttaattagtaatagtataccctctagtttagggTGCTATTTCTTAAAGCAGTGAATAATAGTAagcaactctttattatagatcttatagttgCACTTAgtgactgagagcttcttagagaagaatgtaaCAGGGTGTAGGactcctttattattatattaggACATCACACCAGTAGTGTCACGGGCTAGAAGCCTTAGAAATCTATGACCTAGATTTGGACGGTAAGAAATCGCTAAGGAGTTCTAACTAGGGCCACAGCGGCCGAACATAATAAGGAGTGTGCGGGTGGTAGCCGCAGTCACGTGACAGAGGTTATTAGAACATTAGGTGCAACAGAGGTCACGTGATGCTGGTGTCCCTGCTGGACGGGAGTTCGTcggtgcctgaggcagatcGCGAGTGCTTAGTAGGCTCGAGCACTCAGCGGGCCTTGCCCGCTACAGTAGACATgtaattagaagagttagtcttaatCACAATGTCTTTTGTCTAGTTGAATGattttaagattagggtgtttataaataccttctttagggctttaaagcttaatttacAGGCTGTAGTCCATACAAATAGGATATCCTTTCTAGTTAGGTTCACtaagggagtaataattcttaagaaatccttaataaattactagtaaaagttgctaaagctaataaaggcctaaatattagtaatataggttagaacttgctagttaataattattttcaccttatCAGGGTCTATGCAGATGCTATCCTggctaataataatactaagGAACTTGGTTTTAGGGATGataaacttatacttttagatttttgTGTACAggctagcttcttatagtttctacaggatagagtagatataggTTATATGCTTAGTGTGggtcttgctgtaaataaggatattattaaggtaggcagtgcagaagacattaaggtaatcttataaagtattattaataaattactaaaaggttaCAGGTGCTCCTGTCAGCCTAAAGGGTATTACTAGGGATTTAAACAGGCCTAATtaggtatagaaagctatCAGGTATTCTACACCCTATGCTGTCGCGGATGAAGGGTTCATCCCAGTTCTCTGCCTAACCATTGGTGGGAAAGAACTTTCTGGATCCACCAACCTCACAAGCCGTCTATTTTTAATTTTAATTTTCTTTAACTATTTGTTGATTAGTCTTTTGATATGATAGGTTAATGCATATTGCTTTTTTTCCTTAACACGCGTTTTTTTTTCCCCCACACGCATTCCTACTATGGCTTGTCTATCTTCATCCCCCCATCTTCCTCTCTCTAAACATCAACAGATCTACTATCCCCTGGTCGGCACTGCCTGAGATGGATCTCTTTATCTATAATAACACTCACTGGGTGTGGATCTGCCGCCCATGTGGGTATGCCGTGCTCGTTCCCCATCTCCAAACCCATCTGGCCACCTGGCATGGGAAGCATCCCTCTGCCGCGACACCAGCTCTCTGGGTTGCTGCCCAGGCCCTGATGGGCCGGCGACCAGCTTGGGATCCCACCCAGGGGGCATGTGTGCTGCCACCCCTAGAGAGCGCCCCCATGCCTGGGCTGCCGGTCTATCAGGGGTACTGCTGCCCACACTGCCCGTATGTAGTATGGGCCCTGAGTAATCTACCGAAGCACCAGCGTCGGGCCCACCCAGAGGCCCCCTGGCCCTGCCCCGGGCGGCCACTGGCACCAGAGCCGGGCCTGCCCGAGCTGCTGGCTGTTAGTTATCAGCAGTTCTTCCCTGCACAGGCGGGCAGTAGCTTCTTCCAGGTGACCCCTCTGGCCCAGGTGGAGCAGATGAAGCAGGCCGCCACCATGACGGCCCTGGAGTTCATCTAGGCCCAGGTGCGGGCCCAGCTGCGGGAGGcactggtggaggaggcggagctTGATGGGGCGATCCCTGCCCCCACACAGAAGCACCCCACTGAGGTGTCTCCCTGGCTGGAGCTTACCCAGTAGCCATGCTACCTCTAAGGGCAGAATTTCGCTGCAGTGGCCGCCCTTAGGGTGCTGCCAGACCCTGCCCAGGAGCCGCTGCTGGTGGCCTTCGCAGGTAGCATTAAGCGGCTGATTGACCGGGCCTACCGTACTATCGCGGACCGCCGGATCAATGAGTTTGACTAGGTCTGTATTAACACCTTCGTGCCCTGACTAGGCATCTGGAACCGCCCTATCCAGATCCACCTAAAGCCATCCACCTACCAGCACTACCGCCAGGTGTGGCAGTGCCTGATCTGTTTCGCCTACCGGACCAGCTGCCCTGACCAGCTGAttgtcctcctccaccagctgACCACCACCCAGCTAGCGGCCCTAGACTAGATGGAGGAGCATGCAGCACAGCTGCTGCTTAACCTAGCCTAGcaggctgaggaggcggcATTAGACTAGGCATGCCTGGCCCTGTCTATTGCCCTACTCGACCACCCCCTGAAGGGGGACCTCTTTGAGAGCACGCTGATTGGCTTCCTGGCCATCCTAGGGGTAGATGCCGCCCGACAGACCTTCCATGAGCCCTATAGCTACACAGGCCACCTCTCAGGGCTGGTGAAGATGGGACAGATGCTGGTGGTTAAGCAGGTAGTACAGATGGCGGATGAAGGGCTGGTCACGCACCCATCTGATGCCCTAGACAGCATGCGCGAGCGCTTCCTGATGTATGGGGTGCGGGCCCCCTTTGCATGGATCACCCGGCTCTGCACCTATGGCAAGAAGGTCCAGAATACCACCACTAGCCTAGGGTATATCTACTGGAGTGATGATGAGCAGACCCTGAGCTATAAGGAGCTGCGCCTTAGTATGGGGGACCTCTGCTAGTTTATCTGTACTGAGGTCGCCCTCACGTAGCTAGACCTTGAGCGCCTCTTTCTATTACATGAGGAGGAGTCCCGGGAGGCAGTTATTCTAACCCTTGAGCTGCATGCCCTGCATGATGACCTAACTAACAACTAGTGTGGGTGGAACTTTCTCCAGGATCCACGGAACCGCAGCCAGCTCAGGGCCCTAGGCAAGCAGTGGCTAATGGACCGGGTGCTTAATGCAGACTGGCTCCGGGAGGAGTTCCTGGAGCTATGTAAGTCTGATAGCCAGGTGGTCTGGCGGGCCTCCGCAGTGGATAGCTACCTACGCTAGGTAGACCAGTTCCTTGAGCGGCTTCTCCTGCTTATCCATATCACTGCAGGCCAGCCTAGGCGTGCTACTGAGCTCCTAGGCCTGTGGCATAAGAATACAGTGCATGGCCGGCACTGGAGTATCTACCTAGAGCATAGACTAGTCAGTACTATCACTGCCTACCATAAGGGATACTCTGTGAGCAACTCTATAAAGATCATCTACTGCTACCTGCTGAAGCCTGTCAGTGAACTAGTGGTCTACTATCTCTGGCTAGTGCTGCCATTCTGGCAGGCTATGGCATGGCTTGCACGGCGACAGAGTGGGCCCCAGTCTGCTT contains:
- a CDS encoding putative telomere-associated RecQ helicase, encoding MGQMLVVKQVVQMADEGLVTHPSDALDSMRERFLMYGVRAPFAWITRLCTYGKKVQNTTTSLGYIYWSDDEQTLSYKELRLSKQWLMDRVLNADWLREEFLELYQFLERLLLLIHITAGQPRRATELLGLWHKNTVHGRHWSIYLEHRLVSTITAYHKGYSVSNSIKIIYCYLLKPVSELVVYYLWLVLPFWQAMAWLARRQSGPQSAFLWPCGDGTWDSSWLRTVLQREAEIHLQTKLNILSYRHTAIAISRVHLKCGGFKRDYGTDDAVFNEQASHSSWVAGTVYARGLQEAPGHVEARRQRYRAISREWHAFLGFETYLGPRKRSWEEGEVQPGLKRQRPYVMVEMDYD